The genomic DNA CGACACCATCGAGCGCGCCATCAAAAAAGGCACCGGCGAGCTGGAAGGGACGAGTTACGACGAGATCACCTACGAGGGGTACGGCCCCGGCGGAGTGGCGCTGCTGATAAACGCCATGACCGACAACAAAAACCGCACCGTCGGCGAAATCCGCTCGATACTCACCAAGTGGGGCGGCAGCATGGGCGAGGTGGGCTGCGTGAACTGGATGTTCCACAAAAAGGGGATGATCGTCATCCCGAAAGACCAGATAAAAGAAGACGACCTGATGGAACTGGTGATAAATGCCGGCGCGGAAGATATGCACACCTTGCCGGATAACTACGAGGTGGTCACCGCGGCCGAAGATTTTGAGGCGGTGAAACAGGCGGTGGAAAAGAAACACCTGAAACCCGCCTTGGCGGAACTGATGATGGTGCCGCAGAGCACCGTG from Nitrospinota bacterium includes the following:
- a CDS encoding YebC/PmpR family DNA-binding transcriptional regulator, with product MSGHSKWATIKHKKGATDAKRGKLWGKIIKEITIAARLGGGDINANPRMRTAVEKAKASNMPNDTIERAIKKGTGELEGTSYDEITYEGYGPGGVALLINAMTDNKNRTVGEIRSILTKWGGSMGEVGCVNWMFHKKGMIVIPKDQIKEDDLMELVINAGAEDMHTLPDNYEVVTAAEDFEAVKQAVEKKHLKPALAELMMVPQSTVALAEDKARSMLKLMELLDDHDDVQKVSANFDISDEIMEALANE